ACCGGCTACACTTCATGTGCATACAGCCACCTGAAAACATAAACAGTATGAACAGTATACATAGCCTTATACATGACAGTTATTAttattggaattattttcactgcCCATTCCTTCCAAATTGTCTTTTTTTACTCtgtgaaaaatacaaaatcatgctaaaatagcaaatataatagcaaatatacatgtttttaattttttatgcatacattatgctgtaaaagagctagtcttgtcaagattgtgtttatttttcaataaattcattgcttttttatttattcacaagatctgtatttaaataattgagaaaatatcatgattttttgggaaaaaaaaacactttcgcTAAGGggaacagcctttagaagggagtaaattgcaccaaaaaaaatcactgcatgaacaaagaaaaaattcCATGCAAATAAACCGATCATGTGGTATCTCCTACTATGCAAGGGACCCAGCATAGTCATTAAGACAAAGTAACATCCTTCCTGGTATTGTCTTTTTGTTCTACCTGTGTGCCCTGACTGGACAAGCATGGGATTATATCTTTATCAATGATTGTAGTTCAGAGAATGatttataacatacaaaacaGTGTGTCTGCATTAACTGAAAAACGTGGTATGTACACACATATTATGACTTCTACTTCTCTCGTTCTTGAAAGCACATTGAGGACAGGGTCTGATGGTCTGTTGTGTAGAGTTATGAtgatgaataattatattaatgacCTACCACTTCTCTCAGTCTTTACAGCACAGTGAGGGCATGGTTTGGTTGTCTGTTGTATGGTGTACACTGTCTGGGCCTCCCAGCGACTCCGGGCTGCACGATTCTCATCTATACCCATTGCCTGTGGGCAGGGGAAAAAGGCAGAGGgaacattatttaacatttacaagGAAAGAGACAGTGCACAGGAGATATCGACATAGCTTCTAATAAAACAACCTCATAGCTTAAATGAATCCACATTCTATAATAGTTTTGTAGAAAACAGGAaaacttattataaaatgtttctcTTACTTTCgtatttcaatgcattgtagtttaaaaaaaatagtttcatagATCTAAATTTCTACTGATCTGAAACAGGCATACGGGTATATTCAGATTATAATCATTACATGTGTGCctctttctaaaaaaaaaatcagcttatCGGTAAACAGGTCCATAAAAGagatgataaaatatgaagacAGGACTTGCCCCTAATAAAGTGTCTGTAGACTGTAGCGCTGGACAGCTGCCAGAGTGGATTTCCTGCATGCACAGCCGACAAAACTCAAACTAGAACATACAATGTTGATGTTTGTAAAATGAGGATAAGCTTTCAGGTATATTTTTGTCCGAGTCAGTGAAATTGAAAGATGAATTTTCGGATGCTTTTATATCTATACTAATACAAAGACACACATATGTATTAAGCATAACTAAAAACATTGTTTCCAACATCCTGACCTAGCCTAATGTTTGGCAcccaaacatcatttttttattgccAGTAGaccatttatttacatattatatatccTGACCAACCTACCCTATATTGTTATTCCCCGGCAGTGATATCAGAAACagcaattaattaattaattaaaaaaaaataaaaaaataaaaaaaaattgggggggggggggggggggaaacaGAAGGTGATTGATGAaggaattatttcattatataataaacatatggTTGCACTCCTACCTGGCAGGCATGACAATGAACGTCCTTGGCTTGCTGGTCCACGATCATGCCCGCCCCACAGCCCACATTGGGACAGAAGACGCCCCCCGCCTGTATCACACACTCCTCCGCTCCAAAGTCCTTGTAACGCTCATACTGAAGGCAAGGAaggataaatgtttaaatgttatgtttaaatgtatgataattAGCTTTGTAACAACTATACTTGTACATGGCAGACTGCCTTGATTTCATATTAAGGGTAATATTTTCGCTAGTAGAGTATTTACTGAGCTATTGACTTAAATATGCTTACATGCAAATACTTAACCAAAGGGTGACATTGATACTAGGGTGAGTACCgggtagtatagctctccttattgctaaaaatcatcaaaaagggaacttacatatttaaaacaatctacAGCATTTCCCACAAATAAAGGCTTTAGAAAACAACTCTATAACCTTAATTTGTCATTTTCTAAATTACATTTCCCATTATTTGTGGATTTGAAAGATATGAAAGTCAAACCTGTACTTTTCCCAGCAGTTGAAAATGATGAATGTCTCGAATGAGGGAGTTGTCACAACCCACTGAAATTTTCCAcgtatgtaaatatattaatgacTTAACCagcttatatatatttcatactaACATTCACATACATCTTATAAAGGAgacatatgtatgtttatcagaAAAGGTACATGactttgtatatacatgtagcttattgtccactgaaacaaacagaaatgaCATCATGAATACTTTTTAATGTGCATGACTATGTCTTCACAATAGTGAGTACAGACACAGAGTGATGGCAGAAGGAAACGTCTTCTGACATAATTTCCCTTAAAACTTGATCGCTTTAAGTACTAAATAGTAAGTtcatgaaatctaggtcaaggtcacagtggtACCTGGACAGGGAAGAGAGTAGCCGATGTCAGGGTCAGCCACAAATGAGCGCCGGTCAAGGTTGGTCTGAGCGTATGTGGTGAAGCAGTCAACACACACTACATGTTTATCCCCACATGGGTACACCAGGATAGGACTCCTGAAACAGGAACATATCCCAGTGCAAATATCTACATCAATGTATCAATATGTATTCTGATTTCAACTACAAAATGTAGAAAATGAGGCATACAGAAATGCTTATCAAAATAATAGTTGTGCCATAAGGATTTAGCGTCCTTTATAGATGTATGCATGATGTATCAATCAActaaactaaaaatatatttaatttaattggtCACACAGTCATGCTCTTAAAAGGTGTTCCAGAGTATTGATTAAATCAAACAGATCCAAAATGATAAGAATTTCTTCCTTAGACAGGATTTGCCATGTACAGGAAGCAAGCTTATGTTCATCTCTAAGTGAATGACTGTCTTAAAAACATAATGTACCTAAATGATACAATTACCTGATATCGGTACATATGACACACTCGATGTCCCGTGTGTTTGGTTTCACATGTCGGAGCGGGGCACACtcttcatcaccatcatgactaCCACACTTGAAGTAAAATTgctgaaacatttataaatatagaattgtatagaagtataaatattgacaaacacATTATGGATTCTCATCATATACTCATAGACAACAGCAACAAACATGAGCGCcaaatgtaacaaaatacagccattacattttttatgacaccaagtttggtgataacTGGCATATAAGGCGTATTTAGAGAGCAGACACTGTAAATtacagtttttgccaatttaAAGGTCATACCTCTTGAGGGAATGACAGAGACATTGTGCCAAACCACATTCTGACCGCATTTGGTGATATTTAACAAATGCTTCTGAAGTAATTGATCAGACAACATACTTGACCCCGCCAGACTTACATAATTGAAAACTATAATAGGTCCTGTTCTATGCCCAGGCATTAAGAAAGCTAAATGAATGAAACAATCAATATAATGACAATTTAGTTGTTGATTGATTACTTTGCATAatacatattgcgtacatgtacaaatataaatgttatatttgcatttaGATTTTCATATAGGATATGAATACTTTAAGAGAATGAATATATTGACATGATTAAAGAACACATTAGCACCATGAACCTACAGCAGGTTGGTTACTATCACAGTCCTTGCAGAGTCCCTGGAGACGGCCAGCAGTTAACACATCAGCCCAGCTTCCAGGCTcctataataaaatatg
The DNA window shown above is from Mya arenaria isolate MELC-2E11 chromosome 6, ASM2691426v1 and carries:
- the LOC128237438 gene encoding E3 ubiquitin-protein ligase parkin-like, yielding MMAHFINVRFSKENSKVIDISGAENVADIKKIVSCTLSRSPSDFNLLFCGKILENDINIQDLNLCAGSVLHVFEKKKSGCSPVSLDVEPRTVKSGQKDSFLKQYFVYCKVCGGLYPGKLRMRCQTCKQGAILMCQEPGSWADVLTAGRLQGLCKDCDSNQPAQFYFKCGSHDGDEECAPLRHVKPNTRDIECVICTDIRSPILVYPCGDKHVVCVDCFTTYAQTNLDRRSFVADPDIGYSLPCPVGCDNSLIRDIHHFQLLGKVQYERYKDFGAEECVIQAGGVFCPNVGCGAGMIVDQQAKDVHCHACQFEFCRLCMQEIHSGSCPALQSTDTLLGAMGIDENRAARSRWEAQTVYTIQQTTKPCPHCAVKTERSGGCMHMKCSRCASNWCWLCEKPWNRGCQGDHWFG